TTAGCGGTAGTTCGCTGAATTCATAAGGTGTGACTTTATCTGACTTGAAAAAACTATATTTTTCTATCCAGTCATTGCTAAGTGTTTCTGTAAGGCTTAAACCATGAAGTTTTCTGGCGGCGGGGTTGAAAATCAAAAATTTTCCTTGTGTATCAATTACCATTACACCCTCACCCATGCCATTAAGAATTGATTGTAAAATGTTAGCTTGATGTTGCAAATCAGCTTGGGAACGCTGTAATTCTTCCACTCTATTGGCTAAAATTGCTTGAGAATTTTGGGCTTCCAATGCCTTGCGTTCAACTTGTCGTTTAGCTTGACGTAATTTAACAATCAGCCAAGTGATCGATAAAGCTTCTAGCACAAATATTGTTAACTCAATAGCTAATTTCACATTTAAGGCTAGGGTATTAGCTGATAAGGCATAGTAAGGAGGTAAAAAGAAATAACCGTTAAGCAAAGCAGCCATTATGGTAGCTACTAATCCTGGCCCCGCACCGCCATAATAAGTACTGAGGATAATAGCAGCGAAAAACAACAGATAAGGGCTTTCTACGTTCAGCACACTGCGGAGCCGCACTTTCACCAGTAACACTAGCATTACCGTCAAGACAGCAACACCATAACTTTTGATCTGGAAGCGTGTTACGTTCCGCATTTAGTTTAGTCCTGAATATCTGATTTTCTGGCAAATATTTTTTGTGATTATACGGATACTTTCTTTAATAATTTTAATCTTTTTGCAACTGAGAAGGAAGGATAGAAGAATTTTTATTTATAGCAACCACCAAGGTAGTTATGACAAATCTTAGTAAACATCTGCGTAATCTGCATTTATCTGCTCACATCTGCGGAAAAAAAAGTGATTCGCAGCAATAAATCTCATGCACTAAAGGCTGTGACGGTTGCTATACTTTGAGGACATTAATTGATAGTTAAGAGTTTAGCTGAAAAGTAATTAGCAATAAAAAACATCTTTGTAGCCTGCGGTAGGCGCTACATTGGCGATCTCCTGCGTTTAAAATCTCTAGAAGTAACTGAGATAGTTTTAACCGGATTAGCTGAAAAAAGTTGTGTATTTAAGAAGCATTGAGTTCTAGCCAGCACAATGACGTTCCTAATTTGCCTACCAGATGCACTACTTAATGCCTTTTCCTGTTTTGAGCGCCTTGAATGGAGAACAGAAATGGAGGAACAGACTTTAAACTTTTCTGAGGAGGCATCGGAACAGTCTAAGTATCTGGAACTAGAACTGATGATGAGACCAGCATAGCTGTTCAGTTAAACTATGCAGTACCAACTGCCGCGATCGCAGCTTGTAGAGCAAGAGCCACATGAGTCCAGTGAGTCCCACCCTGACAGAAAACGATATAAGGCTCTCTTAATGGCCCATCGGCTGAAAACTCCGATGTGCTACCGTCGATAAATGTGCCACCTGCCATGACTAACTCACTTTCATATCCTGGCATCTCGGCTGGAACAGGATCGAGATAGGAACCAACTGGCGAATACTGTTGAACAGAGCGACAAAATGCCAGTAGTTTTTCTCTAGAACCCAGTTTAATCGCTTGAATTACATCCCGACGCGGCGCTGTGGGTAGTGGATTAACTGGGTAGCCTAATTTATCAAATACATAGGCGGTAAGGTGATTACCCTTCATTGCCTCACCTACCATTTGGGGAGCCAAGAACAGTCCTTGAAATAATAAACGATTTTGATCAAAGGTAGCACCGCCAGAACTGCCAATTCCAGGCGCGGTCAGACGACAAGCAGCAGCTTCTACTAAATTAGCTTTACCTGCTACATAACCACCCGCAGTAACAATAGTGCCACCTGGATTTTTAATCAGTGAACCAGCGATGAGATCTGCACCAACTGCTGGTGGTTCTGTGTCTTCAATAAACTCACCATAACAGTTATCCACAAAGCAAATAGTGTTAGGATTTTGTTTCTTGACTAAATGAACAATTTTTTCAATATCAGCAATTGATAAACTAGCACGCCAAGAATAACCACAGGAGCGCTGAATTAAAACTAAACGAGTGCTGTTACCTATTGAATGGCTGAGATTGTGCCAATCGACAGTTCCTTCCTCAGTCAGAGGTAGTTCTCGGTAACTGATGCCAAACTCTTTTAAAGAGCCTTGGTTTTGCCCACGCAAACCAATAACTTCTTCTAAAGTATCGTAGGGAGCGCCTGCAACTGCTAACATTTCATCGCCGGGACGAAGAACGCCAAATAGGGCAGATGCGATCGCATGAGTTCCAGAAACAAACTGCACTCTTACCGCAGCAGACTCAGCACCCATGATATCAGCAAAAACCCGATCCAGAGTTTCTCGTCCTAAATCGTCGTGACCATAACCACTAACACTAGCAAAGTGGTGAACGCCAACGCGATGCTCGCGAAACGCATTTAATATTCTTTGGAGATTTTGCTTGACCTGAGCGTCAATTCCAGAAAAAATCGGAAAGAGTGCATTTTCTGCCTCTTGTAGAACATCAAAGCTGTTCATTAAACCCTCATGCGCCCTGAATCGGCGCTAATTAAATAATCCACCATATCAAACTACTCAACTCGTTTTAAGGTTACTGCATGACTGTTGCCACCTCAACCAAACTTCGCACCGATTGGAGCATTATTATTTACATGGTGGCGATTCACCTCGCCGCCCTTCCAGCTTTGTTACCCAGCAACTTTAGCTGGGCAGCAGTAGGCGTTGCTGTCTTATTACACTGGATAACTGGCGGTCTAGGTATTACGCTGGGATATCACCGCCTAGTTACCCACCGGAGTTTTCAGACTCCCAAGTGGTTAGAATATTTCTTCATTTTTTGCGGGACGCTTTCTTGTCAAGGCGGGCCAATTGATTGGATTGGCTTACACCGCATACACCATTTACACTCCGATCATGATGGCGATCCTCATGATTCCAGCCAAGGTTTTTGGTGGAGTCACATGGGTTGGATGCTTCATGAAATCCCATCTAAAGCGGAAATTGACCGTTTTACAAAAGATATTGCTGATGACCCCGTATATCAATTTTTTCAAGTAGCCTTTATTCCCATGCAGGTTGTCTTAGGTTTCCTGCTGTATATGTTAGGCGGTTGGCCGTTTGTAGTTTGGGGTGTTTTTGTACGTTTAGTAGTTGTGTTTCACTGCACTTGGTTCGTAAACAGTGCTACCCATAAATTTGGTTATAGTACTTATGAATCAGGCGATCGCTCTAAAAATTGTTGGTGGGTAGCCTTAGTTACTTATGGCGAAGGCTGGCACAACAACCACCATGCTTTTCAATATTCCGCTCGTCACGGCTTGCAATGGTGGGAAATTGATTTAACTTGGATGACAATTCAATTTTTACAGCTACTAGGTTTGGCTACAAAAGTAAAACTGGCTGAAAAATAATTGTAGTCGAGTAAATTGTGAACTGTAAATTCAGTTATGAGTTGGAATTTTGAGTTAACATTATCAAATGTTAGCTCAAAGTTTAATATTTAAAATCAAAAATTTAATATTCAAAATGAACAAACGCAACTTCTTTATTGTAGATGTATTTGCAGTAGATAAATATACAGGCAATCAACTAGCAGTATTTTTCGATAATAACTTGTCGGATGCCGAGATGCAACGCATCGCCAAAGAAATGAATTATTCAGAAACCACATTTATTACATCTACAGAGATGCAAGATGGCGGTTACAATGTCAGAATATTTACGCCAGAGCAAGAATTGCCATTTGCAGGACATCCAACTTTAGGCACTGCATACATAATTCAACAAGAAATTATTAAGCAACAAGTTGATAGTATTATTTTAAATTTAAAAATTGGGCAAATTCCGGTAACACCGCATTATATTAATGATGAAATAGATATTTTGTGGATGCAGCAAAAGCAAGCTACATTTCATCGAATTTTAGAACCAGAAGCACTTGCGCCTGTTTTAAATTTAAACATAGAAGAAATTGACCATAAATTTCCAATTCAAGAAGTTTCTACAGGCGTACCGTTCATCATTGTACCTATAAAAAATCATGCAGCTTTAAAGCAAATCAAAGTTAATAAAGATAAATATTTTGAATTGATTGAGAAAACAGAAGCGAAAGCCCTACTCGTATTTTGTCCAGAAACTAATCATCAAGAAAATGATTTAAGTGTGCGGATGTTTGCTGATTATTTGGGAGTACCAGAAGATCCAGCGACGGGAAGTGCTAATGGCTGTTTAGCTGGTTATTTAGTTGAGCATTCTTATTTTGGCAAAGAAATAATTGATATTAGAGTTGAGCAGGGTTATGAAATTGGTAGACCTTC
This genomic stretch from Oculatellaceae cyanobacterium harbors:
- a CDS encoding methionine gamma-lyase family protein produces the protein MNSFDVLQEAENALFPIFSGIDAQVKQNLQRILNAFREHRVGVHHFASVSGYGHDDLGRETLDRVFADIMGAESAAVRVQFVSGTHAIASALFGVLRPGDEMLAVAGAPYDTLEEVIGLRGQNQGSLKEFGISYRELPLTEEGTVDWHNLSHSIGNSTRLVLIQRSCGYSWRASLSIADIEKIVHLVKKQNPNTICFVDNCYGEFIEDTEPPAVGADLIAGSLIKNPGGTIVTAGGYVAGKANLVEAAACRLTAPGIGSSGGATFDQNRLLFQGLFLAPQMVGEAMKGNHLTAYVFDKLGYPVNPLPTAPRRDVIQAIKLGSREKLLAFCRSVQQYSPVGSYLDPVPAEMPGYESELVMAGGTFIDGSTSEFSADGPLREPYIVFCQGGTHWTHVALALQAAIAAVGTA
- a CDS encoding acyl-CoA desaturase, which encodes MTVATSTKLRTDWSIIIYMVAIHLAALPALLPSNFSWAAVGVAVLLHWITGGLGITLGYHRLVTHRSFQTPKWLEYFFIFCGTLSCQGGPIDWIGLHRIHHLHSDHDGDPHDSSQGFWWSHMGWMLHEIPSKAEIDRFTKDIADDPVYQFFQVAFIPMQVVLGFLLYMLGGWPFVVWGVFVRLVVVFHCTWFVNSATHKFGYSTYESGDRSKNCWWVALVTYGEGWHNNHHAFQYSARHGLQWWEIDLTWMTIQFLQLLGLATKVKLAEK
- a CDS encoding PhzF family phenazine biosynthesis protein yields the protein MNKRNFFIVDVFAVDKYTGNQLAVFFDNNLSDAEMQRIAKEMNYSETTFITSTEMQDGGYNVRIFTPEQELPFAGHPTLGTAYIIQQEIIKQQVDSIILNLKIGQIPVTPHYINDEIDILWMQQKQATFHRILEPEALAPVLNLNIEEIDHKFPIQEVSTGVPFIIVPIKNHAALKQIKVNKDKYFELIEKTEAKALLVFCPETNHQENDLSVRMFADYLGVPEDPATGSANGCLAGYLVEHSYFGKEIIDIRVEQGYEIGRPSLLLLKAEKQADQIKVEVGGKVVMVAKGEFV